A window of the Citrus sinensis cultivar Valencia sweet orange chromosome 9, DVS_A1.0, whole genome shotgun sequence genome harbors these coding sequences:
- the LOC102612130 gene encoding mitochondrial fission 1 protein A, with translation MDVKISKFFDSIGSFFTGGDQIPWCDRDIIAGCEREVAEANDDKQKSESIMRLSWALVHSRQAEDVQRGIAMLEASLANSSPPLQQREKLYLLAVGYYRTGEYAKSRQILEQCLEIAPDWRQALGLKKTVEDRIAKDGVIGIGITATAVGLIAGGIAAALARKK, from the exons ATGGACGTAAAGATAAGCAAGTTCTTCGATTCCATCGGCTCCTTCTTTACTGGCGGCGACCAAATCCCCTGGTGCGACCGTGACATCATCGCC GGCTGTGAGAGAGAGGTTGCTGAAGCTAATGATGATAAGCAGAAGAGTGAAAGCATTATGCGGCTGTCATGGGCCCTTGTTCACTCTAGACAAGCAGAAGACGTGCAGCGTGGGATAGCAATGCTTGAAg CATCATTGGCCAATAGTAGCCCTCCTTTGCAGCAGAGAGAAAAGCTTTATCTTCTGGCTGTTGGATACTATAGAACTGGTGAATATGCGAAGAGTCGGCAGATTCTGGAGCAATGTTTAGAG ATTGCACCTGATTGGAGGCAGGCCCTGGGTCTTAAGAAGACTGTTGAAGACCGGATTGCCAAAG ATGGTGTGATTGGAATTGGCATTACCGCAACTGCTGTGGGGCTTATAGCAGGTGGGATAGCCGCAGCATTGGCTCGCAAGAAGTGA
- the LOC112496052 gene encoding LOW QUALITY PROTEIN: uncharacterized protein LOC112496052 (The sequence of the model RefSeq protein was modified relative to this genomic sequence to represent the inferred CDS: deleted 1 base in 1 codon; substituted 1 base at 1 genomic stop codon) — protein sequence MLKKETFFIKEKKLTPPTMFITELEQIVATQSSEDLVTIALYWFDLPQFYKQVKWILKEPTRVIIAWTYTMPEINESAGVVFKSFDRVDCEPFWKPQRKLLDNKYMSIDFPFEPVDRDDNTGPFGXFVVENLMYLDDYFMFIRLYSAYQTAKDKSSELLTNNVMEKFKFAWNEDG from the exons ATGCTTAAAAAGGagactttttttattaaagaaaaaaaacttactCCTCCAACCATGTTCATAACTGAGCTTGAACAAATTGTGGCAACACAATCAAGTGAAGATCTAGTGACAATTGCACTATATTGGTTTGACTTGCCTCAATTTTATAAACAAGTAAAATGGATACTCAAAGAACCTACTAGAGTAATAATTGCATGGACCTATACCATGCCCGAAATCAATGAATCCGCAGGGGTAGTTTTCAAATCGTTTGACAGAGTTGATTGTGAGCCATTTTGGAAACCACAACGTAAATTGTTGGACAACAAGTACATGAGTATTGATTTTCCATTTGAGCCTGTGGATAGAGATGATAATACGGGGCCGTTTGGTTAGTTTGTTGTAGAGAAT TTGATGTATTTAGATGATTACTTCATGTTCATAAGGTTATATTCAGCATATCAGACGGCTAAGGACAAGAGCAGTGAGCTTTTGACAAATAATGTGATGGAGAAGTTTAAGTTTGCTTGGAATGAAGATGGTTGA